The following coding sequences lie in one Aspergillus puulaauensis MK2 DNA, chromosome 3, nearly complete sequence genomic window:
- a CDS encoding putative cyclin-like protein (Clg1) (COG:S;~EggNog:ENOG410PPQ6;~InterPro:IPR013922,IPR036915;~PFAM:PF08613;~TransMembrane:1 (o177-199i);~go_function: GO:0019901 - protein kinase binding [Evidence IEA];~go_process: GO:0000079 - regulation of cyclin-dependent protein serine/threonine kinase activity [Evidence IEA]), translating into MPSFYNTGLPAFPLTPPHITGAGRMENEPPFYVLGHSAAFPPRYSQNGCEFIEQYSQQSSCYGKPPMNHQQPMPSMRTGRDMTALSQPMFGPMHAANVLPPIRNNVQLPPMDRAVPPQYRRKEPIAQPEQPRKEEKATGGVAAYLDYEMEQMADFVAEMAQGIVYPGSSVPPQFRKYVLQILSSTRLPSATILLGLYYLSCRMRMLSSAKVYTAGSGQVYRMLTVALLLGSKFLDDNTFQNKSWAEVSNIPVSELNSMELEWLFAFEWKIHDRIYDKQDGFKSWRSHWEKWCTKSSLKTQEPRHTLAPINTNISRSNRVSKPLLSPEGPIPPQYQRSTQYENSWLNPAASEYSPPSAPHSGPTTPDYYSVGPWAYSNPPPPYSSTWMPQQQYLPPPRSQPPSYHHTPSYGFPYPHGGWATGHGSSCGCPYCAKSMEHYMCANLVGSMQPILAA; encoded by the exons ATGCCATCTTTCTACAACACTGGCCTTCCGGCCTTTCCCCTTACCCCCCCTCATATCACCGGTGCCGGCAGGATGGAGAACGAGCCCCCGTTCTACGTCCTTGGTCACTCGGCCGCCTTCCCGCCCCGTTACTCCCAGAACGGCTGTGAATTCATCGAACAATACTCCCAGCAGTCATCTTGCTACGGCAAGCCCCCGATGAACCACCAACAGCCAATGCCTTCGATGCGTACAGGGAGAGACATGACCGCGTTAAGTCAACCCATGTTCGGTCCCATGCACGCTGCCAATGTACTGCCCCCAATCCGCAACAACGTCCAGTTGCCCCCGATGGACCGTGCCGTTCCTCCGCAGTATCGCCGAAAAGAGCCGATCGCCCAACCCGAGCAGCCccgaaaagaagagaaggctACCGGAGGCGTTGCCGCTTACCTAGACTATGAGATGGAACAGATGGCCGACTTCGTGGCTGAGATGGCCCAGGGAAT CGTCTACCCAGGATCATCTGTGCCCCCGCAGTTCCGGAAATACGTTCTTCAAATTCTGTCGTCGACTCGTCTCCCAAGCGCTACCATCCTCTTGGGTCTTTACTACCTCTCTTGTCGGATGCGTATGCTTTCTTCCGCCAAGGTTTACACCGCCGGCAGTGGCCAGGTTTACCGCATGCTTACGGTCGCTTTGCTTCTGGGAAGCAAGTTCTTGGATGATAACACTTTCCAGAACAAATCCTGGGCCGAAGTTAGCAATATTCCTGTGAGTGAGTTGAACTCCATGGAGCTCGAATGGCTCTTTGCCTTCGAATGGAAGATCCACGATCGCATCTATGACAAACAGGATGGGTTCAAGTCGTGGCGCTCTCACTGGGAGAAGTGGTGTACCAAGTCTTCCCTCAAAACTCAAGAGCCTCGACACACCCTCGCTCCGATTAACACCAACATCTCTCGAAGCAACCGGGTTTCGaagcctcttctctctcctgAAGGTCCAATTCCTCCGCAGTACCAGCGGAGCACACAGTACGAAAACTCTTGGCTCaacccagcagcttcagagTATTCGCCGCCTTCTGCCCCTCACAGCGGCCCGACCACTCCGGACTACTACTCCGTGGGCCCGTGGGCGTACTCGaaccctccaccaccatACTCGAGCACCTGGATGCCTCAGCAACAGTATCTACCACCGCCGCGATCACAGCCGCCATCCTACCACCACACTCCGTCTTACGGGTTCCCCTACCCGCACGGTGGTTGGGCAACCGGCCATGGCTCATCGTGTGGTTGCCCATATTGCGCTAAGAGCATGGAACACTACATGTGCGCCAATCTAGTCGGCTCGATGCAACCCATCCTCGCGGCTTGA
- a CDS encoding acid phosphatase DET1 (COG:G;~EggNog:ENOG410PH33;~InterPro:IPR013078,IPR029033;~PFAM:PF00300) gives MGKPRMIILIRHAQSEGNKNREIHQTIPDHRVKLTPEGHRQAQEAGTRLRSLLRPDDKIHFFTSPYRRTRETTEGILQSLTTDTPSPSPFPRHTITVYEEPRLREQDFGNFQPCSAEMERMWLERADYGHFFYRIPNGESAADAYDRVSGFNESMWRLFGEQDFASVCVLVTHGLMTRVFLMKWYHWSVEYFEDLRNINHCEFVIMKLNEDSGKYALQNQLRTWSELKREKELEHHRERAAKGLGPANPTLSEALVPIRRKWGGCPDGCSHGVYRKGSQRSSRAHGDQRKEQESQHNHSSTQDTSQETTNTVNEGRTITAPEPAIGDRLGDEMPLKPLPSKPHYHPSLSPKPIKSPLFPKRPNFTHRDSGEDHLLHAPHLNYNLIHLVGRDGGGTLSGANSVAASEDEHDNHHHHHRHHIHDSENKQQQQQPELPRAGLKRHNPRASHDLDNDGDDEGSGRQTPKLRRTRSSHHRHTQNQPQPQIQPHPQDASTPKKSTHTIPDTDETDSSPEHTKQQQSSEQTSIQDQDKSEKETENDRKTERRNETELEPETSIEEARKEDQSIQGSIY, from the exons ATGGGCAAACCGCGG ATGATCATTTTGATCCGCCATGCCCAGTCGGAAGGAAACAAGAACCGCGAGATCCACCAAACAATCCCCGATCACAGGGTAAAACTCACGCCCGAGGGACACCGTCAGGCACAAGAGGCAGGAACTAGACTACGTTCACTCCTACGACCAGACGATAAAATCCATTTCTTCACTTCTCCATACCGTCGCACCCGTGAGACCACCGAAGGCATCCTCCAGTCCCTTACGACTGATACGCCGTCTCCGTCACCTTTCCCGAGGCATACCATCACGGTATATGAGGAGCCTCGCCTGCGCGAGCAAGATTTTGGTAACTTCCAGCCATGCTCGGCGGAAATGGAACGCATGTGGCTGGAAAGAGCGGACTATGGGCATTTTTTCTATCGAATTCCGAACGGTGAATCTGCTGCGGATGCGTACGATCGGGTAAGTGGGTTCAATGAGTCGATGTGGCGGCTATTCGGGGAGCAGGACTTTGCAAGTGTTTGCGTCCTTGTTACACATGGACTCATGACTAGGGTTTTCCTTATGAAATGGTACCACTGGAGCGTCGAGTACTTTGAGGATCTCCGAAACATCAACCACTGCGAGTTCGTAATCATGAAGCTCAACGAGGACAGTGGCAAGTACGCTTTACAAAACCAACTTCGCACATGGTCAGAATTGAAAAGGGAGAAAGAGTTGGAGCATCATCGAGAGCGCGCCGCAAAGGGTCTTGGGCCAGCAAACCCAACACTATCAGAAGCACTAGTTCCAATACGGCGCAAATGGGGTGGATGCCCCGATGGATGCAGTCACGGCGTTTACAGAAAAGGCTCCCAGCGGTCATCTCGAGCACACGGCGATCAACGCAAAGAACAAGAGAGCCAACACAACCACAGCTCAACCCAGGACACCAGCCAGGAAACCACCAATACCGTGAATGAAGGACGAACAATAACAGCACCGGAACCTGCCATCGGCGACCGCTTGGGCGACGAAATGCCGTTAAAACCCCTTCCTTCAAAACCGCATTACCacccctccctctctcccAAACCCATTAAAAGCCCATTATTCCCTAAACGTCCCAACTTCACCCACCGCGACAGCGGCGAAgaccacctcctccacgcaCCACACCTAAACTacaacctcatccacctcgtCGGCCgcgacggcggcggaacCCTCAGCGGCGCTAACAGCGTCGCGGCCTCAGAAGACGAGCACGAcaatcatcatcaccaccaccggcaccaCATCCATGATTCCGAaaacaagcagcagcagcagcagcctgaacTCCCTCGCGCCGGCCTCAAGCGGCATAATCCGCGTGCATCCCATGACCTCGACAatgacggcgacgacgaagggAGCGGGCGACAGACGCCCAAACTCCGACGAACAAGGTCCTCGCATCATCGGCATACGCAAAATCAACCGCAGCCGCAAATCCAACCCCACCCCCAGGATGCATCAACACCTAAGAAATCCACCCACACTATCCCAGACACCGACGAGACCGACAGCTCACCAGAGCATACAAAACAGCAACAGTCCAGCGAACAAACTTCAATCCAAGACCAGGACAAGTCGGAAAAGGAAACCGAGAACGACCGCAAAACAGAACGCAGGAATGAAACCGAACTCGAACCCGAAACGAGCATCGAGGAAGCGCGAAAAGAAGACCAAAGTATTCAAGGGAGCATTTATTGA
- a CDS encoding Dor1-like family protein (COG:U;~EggNog:ENOG410PH2M;~InterPro:IPR007255;~PFAM:PF04124;~go_component: GO:0017119 - Golgi transport complex [Evidence IEA]), producing the protein MADHLYDLLAPHIPPTETNLSQDPTTIQYLGRLPTLPLQALQTTEPQSLTQSAHSTLLSLQALSNRSHKTFITSADSLSNLHSSIPNLTRQAQELRDGIPKLDEEAVRFSSKYSRAAGNATLEQRKKVMRLSRNVDRISDILELPTLLATAVSSAAANSGYTGTSFSTTYSAALDLYAHIKRLQTLYPDSPLVKDVALQAEDAMKDMTSNLITALRAQNLRLAAAMRTVGWLRRVAPELDANYGAGGASNGGGSLGALFLICRLANLVSTLEALDPLRELADQESQRRTRSSEQKAGSGSWAEGHQTEKYLKRYIEIFREQSFAIVSLYKNIFSPDQSETDTTISGLRGIDARTKTAQSSVTDRKPDAFQNLPPPLATFPTHLVQLLTDTLRTYLPNIQDKTARESLLTQVLYCAASLGRLGGDFSMILTELGDDEDEETEELAYEWEEVMRKHRALAGRLEQLTGANPTSPTGSSKGTLQATSPAAA; encoded by the coding sequence ATGGCCGACCACCTGTACGATCTGCTCGCCCCCCATATACCGCCAACCGAGACGAATCTGTCTCAGGATCCGACCACGATTCAGTATCTCGGTCGACTGCCTACACTCCCCCTACAGGCCCTGCAGACGACAGAACCGCAGTCACTCACGCAATCAGCACATTCGactcttctttctcttcaagcGCTATCCAACCGGTCTCACAAAACCTTCATCACTTCCGCGGACAGCTTATCCAACCTCCATTCATCCATCCCCAACTTAACCCGTCAGGCACAGGAGTTGCGCGATGGCATTCCAAAactcgacgaggaggcggtgCGGTTTTCCTCTAAATACAGCCGAGCAGCAGGTAATGCCACTCTCGAACAGCGGAAGAAGGTCATGCGACTCTCACGGAACGTGGACCGCATCTCagatatattagaattgCCCACATTGCTCGCAACAGCAGTGTCCTCGGCCGCTGCCAACTCGGGATACACAGGAACTTCATTCTCTACGACATATTCAGCGGCACTAGATCTATACGCTCACATTAAGAGACTGCAGACGTTGTACCCCGATTCTCCCTTGGTGAAGGACGTGGCCTTACAGGCTGAGGATGCGATGAAAGATATGACCTCGAATCTTATTACGGCTCTCCGTGCGCAGAATCTTCGACTTGCGGCAGCCATGCGGACTGTTGGTTGGCTACGAAGAGTAGCTCCTGAACTTGATGCAAATTACGGTGCTGGCGGAGCTAGTAATGGAGGGGGTTCGCTTGGTGCTTTATTCCTTATCTGTCGTCTAGCGAATCTTGTCTCTACGCTGGAGGCACTAGATCCCCTCCGGGAACTCGCAGATCAGGAATCACAGCGCAGGACGCGAAGCTCAGAGCAGAAAGCTGGAAGTGGTTCATGGGCCGAAGGTCACCAGACAGAAAAGTATTTGAAACGGTACATTGAAATATTCCGCGAGCAAAGCTTCGCTATTGtttctttatataagaaCATATTTTCGCCCGACCAGTCGGAGACTGATACGACTATTTCCGGCTTACGAGGAATCGATGCGCGAACAAAGACGGCGCAGTCCTCCGTGACGGATCGCAAACCTGATGCGTTCCAAAACCTTCCGCCTCCTCTTGCAACCTTCCCGACCCATCTAGTTCAACTATTAACGGATACTCTGCGCACGTATCTCCCAAACATTCAAGATAAGACTGCCCGCGAAAGTCTCCTGACTCAGGTGCTCTACTGTGCTGCTAGTCTAGGCCGCCTAGGAGGTGATTTCAGCATGATATTAACCGAACTGggcgacgatgaggatgaggaaacTGAGGAATTGGCCTATGAATGGGAAGAGGTAATGCGAAAGCATCGTGCATTAGCTGGACGTCTTGAGCAGCTCACTGGGGCAAATCCAACGAGTCCTACAGGGTCCTCGAAAGGAACCTTGCAGGCAACATCCCCAGCTGCCGCATAG
- a CDS encoding uncharacterized protein (COG:S;~EggNog:ENOG410PRS5;~InterPro:IPR019194;~PFAM:PF09816): MAASTLSTGGMIDPTKQAEYPIILGDRLAGKIDKSHSQLINVQYNYKTKAATSQQRSVITKSPHSRDHFNLKITDKAPNAEQNALTYTYQGSVDPAQSVSESGRHKLALVFDATKKAFVLEPIATQLNFNLRSAPAKTQKQVIQQYPQLRTLQEDEHTSGDDRGSDQASGNDDGPADDDNPYDYRHFLPKETDHLDDAKSGSGDATPEPYTSTSKVPTPQIPADKLAPSPRPRPKAQTNPLRQKKPAADTPRASKPAPVKARAKSPARVAEKEEDNNRNKGGEEHEADEIVFESSKSSPSETGTAAVSSQKTVASPASNIIIDGDLIIDMGSPPPARPFKVNPAHFSSNNTPANDEHEEDGYEDIEDLRLPSPVPAAQRSEPIPDIQVEGDNNRGQEEAEDEDDLLAAEMEAAFEEEARSQQSQAQIPSQQYVPSDDESEVSEEE; the protein is encoded by the coding sequence ATGGCGGCCTCCACCCTCTCAACTGGCGGGATGATCGATCCCACCAAGCAAGCCGAATATCCCATCATCCTGGGTGACCGACTGGCAGGAAAAATCGACAAATCTCACTCACAGTTAATAAACGTCCAATATAATTACAAGACCAAGGCGGCGACTTCTCAGCAGCGGTCTGTTATCACCAAATCCCCACACTCTCGGGACCACTTCAACCTGAAGATTACCGATAAAGCTCCGAACGCGGAGCAGAATGCCTTGACCTACACCTACCAAGGCAGCGTGGATCCAGCACAGAGCGTCTCAGAATCAGGGCGCCATAAACTTGCGCTTGTATTTGACGCGACAAAGAAGGCCTTTGTGCTGGAGCCTATTGCTACCCAGCTCAACTTCAATCTTCGCTCAGCCCCGGCCAAAACACAGAAGCAAGTCATTCAACAGTACCCCCAACTCAGGACCTTACAAGAGGATGAGCATACCTCTGGAGATGATCGCGGGTCGGATCAGGCGAGCGGAAATGACGATGGGCCggccgacgacgacaatcCCTACGATTACCGCCACTTCCTCCCCAAGGAAACGGATCATTTAGACGACGCCAAGTCGGGCTCAGGAGATGCGACGCCGGAACCATATACCAGCACGAGCAAGGTGCCGACTCCGCAGATACCGGCGGACAAACTTGCCCCAAGCCCACGGCCTCGCCCTAAGGCCCAGACGAACCCCCTCCGCCAGAAGAAGCCGGCAGCGGATACTCCGCGGGCGAGTAAACCGGCTCCTGTAAAAGCGCGCGCGAAATCACCTGCTAGAGTGGCCGAAAAAGAGGaggataataatagaaataaaggGGGAGAGGAACATGAAGCGGATGAGATTGTCTTCGAATCATCCAAATCCTCGCCTTCAGAGACAGGGACAGCTGCAGTCTCGTCACAGAAAACCGTCGCATCACCTGCGTCCAATATCATCATTGACGGCGATCTCATTATTGATATGGGATCTCCACCTCCTGCTCGCCCATTCAAAGTTAATCCCGCTCATTTCTCGTCAAATAACACACCGGCGAACGATGAAcatgaagaagacggttACGAGGACATCGAGGATCTGCGATTGCCTTCGCCAGTTCCAGCAGCCCAAAGGTCGGAGCCCATTCCAGATATCCAAGTCGAGGGCGATAACAACAGGGGTCAAGAGGAggcggaagatgaagatgacctGTTGGCTGcagagatggaggctgcgtTTGAGGAAGAAGCCCGAAGCCAACAGTCCCAGGCGCAGATCCCATCGCAGCAGTATGTTCCCAGTGATGATGAAAGCGAAGTCAGTGAGGAGGAATGA
- a CDS encoding putative cyclin (COG:D;~EggNog:ENOG410PMSI;~InterPro:IPR036915,IPR043198,IPR006671,IPR004367, IPR013763;~PFAM:PF02984,PF00134;~go_function: GO:0016538 - cyclin-dependent protein serine/threonine kinase regulator activity [Evidence IEA];~go_process: GO:0006357 - regulation of transcription by RNA polymerase II [Evidence IEA]) translates to MASQPPVKRLPPAPSNPVLLAVQAQWLFTEEELSRSPSQREGMSMDTELLHRSKGVNFITQVGIMLKLPQPTLATAAVYLHRFFMRYVMSERPDRPGIHAYPIAATSLFLATKVEENVRRMKELVVACCRVAQKNPNLVVDEQNKEFWKWRDTILHHEDILLEALCFDLQLEQPYRILYEFICYFGVNDNKHVRNSSWAFLNDSMYTVLCLQFPARVIAAAAFYAAINHCDIAFEDDELGRPWWEQIDVDLVDIRRACSRMADLYESNAQHNKHSQYYPSISSSFGEGSEKSRIPRPGGSLEAPDPPSRKRSREPEDGFHYNHTPQDTASPKPGEPSQNGRHSPKRPRVNSEAEHPRSTAGSFEGTAPPPSSSSSFSHDRPPNGHNAQQHHRHPHPLPRTPHTALPPRQNSETQNVDPIQQRIDEIVQKNSATPPKHSSKRVPDGRHREQEDEDPSWKRRSSYSSTAKNEHLPPPPSESRQRPPPPPPEPEPEDEGGGSEEGEL, encoded by the coding sequence ATGGCTTCCCAACCTCCCGTCAAGCGTCTTCCCCCAGCGCCCTCAAATCCGGTCCTCCTCGCGGTTCAAGCACAATGGCTCTTTACGGAGGAAGAGCTTTCCCGCTCCCCGTCGCAGCGCGAGGGAATGAGTATGGACACAGAGCTCTTGCACCGGAGCAAAGGGGTCAACTTCATTACTCAAGTCGGGATCATGTTGAAGCTTCCCCAGCCCACGCTCGCGACAGCCGCGGTCTACCTGCATCGCTTCTTCATGCGCTATGTCATGTCTGAGAGGCCGGATCGACCGGGAATTCATGCTTACCCGATCGCGGCGACATCCTTGTTCTTAGCTACAAAGGTAGAGGAAAATGTccggaggatgaaggagctggtggtggcttgCTGTCGTGTCGCACAAAAGAACCCCAATCTCGTCGTGGATGAGCAGAACAAGGAATTTTGGAAATGGCGCGATACCATTCTACACCATGAGGACATCCTGCTTGAAGCCCTATGCTTTGATTTGCAGCTCGAGCAGCCGTATAGGATACTGTATGAGTTCATCTGCTATTTTGGCGTCAACGATAACAAGCATGTCCGCAATTCGTCATGGGCCTTCCTCAACGACTCAATGTACACGGTTCTCTGTCTTCAGTTCCCTGCTCGTGTTATCGCCGCTGCCGCCTTCTATGCTGCAATAAATCACTGTGATATCGCttttgaggatgatgaacttGGTCGACCGTGGTGGGAGCAGATCGATGTTGATTTAGTGGATATTCGTCGTGCGTGCAGCAGGATGGCAGACCTGTACGAAAGCAATGCACAACACAACAAGCACAGCCAGTACTACCCGAGTATCTCATCCTCGTTCGGCGAAGGCAGCGAAAAGTCTAGAATTCCGCGTCCCGGCGGCTCGCTCGAGGCGCCAGACCCGCCGTCAAGAAAGCGCTCGCGAGAGCCAGAAGATGGTTTCCATTATAATCACACACCGCAAGATACTGCGTCTCCGAAACCAGGCGAGCCATCTCAGAACGGGAGACACTCACCAAAACGTCCACGGGTAAATTCAGAGGCAGAGCACCCTCGCTCCACCGCGGGATCATTTGAAGGAACAGCGCCacctccctcctcatcatcatccttctccCATGACCGCCCACCAAACGGCCATAAcgcccaacaacatcatcgtcaccCACATCCACTACCACGCACACCACACACAGCTCTTCCGCCCCGCCAAAACAGCGAAACCCAAAACGTCGACCCCATCCAGCAACGCATTGATGAAATTGTCCAGAAAAACTCTGCCACACCCCCAAAACACTCCTCCAAACGCGTGCCAGATGGCCGGCATCGGGAgcaagaagatgaggacCCCAGTTGGAAACGAAGATCCTCATATTCTTCTACCGCGAAGAACGAGCATCTGCCTCCCCCACCCTCAGAGAGTCGCCAACGgcctccaccgccgcctccggAACCAGAGccggaagatgaaggtggtgGGAGTGAAGAGGGTGAATTATGA
- the PSK1 gene encoding AGC family serine/threonine-protein kinase (COG:T;~EggNog:ENOG410PH4B;~InterPro:IPR008271,IPR000961,IPR000719,IPR011009;~PFAM:PF07714,PF00069;~go_function: GO:0004672 - protein kinase activity [Evidence IEA];~go_function: GO:0004674 - protein serine/threonine kinase activity [Evidence IEA];~go_function: GO:0005524 - ATP binding [Evidence IEA];~go_process: GO:0006468 - protein phosphorylation [Evidence IEA]), whose amino-acid sequence MSPTTTQDDLSVGDVFSPQADIPHSRVEDDFNTTATQPTGFRMSSRSPDRKPGPAINEPSPFPAPKLDANPLTAKSNRRKKKKNQAQVQAAQALSTVHGFTPRGSGDEDSDFSTTSSCAPSSQQRAPVGSNGTSPMLQPASGGGVSALRLQLDSMNLSGNAPRRKVDGLCSATPSNASVYSDSDETEILTCYEVPLDQDYVSADAVAEEKKQEDLSENVLQTQDVRNQLCRKMTTDDFEPLLCLGKGSFGTVLLVRHALTGKLYAQKQFKKASITVHKKLVEQTKTERTILESVNRHPFVVKLFYAFQDHERLYLVLEYAQGGELFTHLAMERMFDEDAAAFYMAEMVLALEHLHQNVGVIYRDLKPENCLLDHEGHLLLTDFGLSKIALDDDDRCNSSLGTIEYMAPEVVQGKSYGKACDWWSLGALGYDLLTGSPPFKANNHAKLQEKIIKQKLALPYYLGPDAKDLLTRLLRKEPSKRLGYHMPKDLQTIKSHRFFRKIDWRALERRVLTPPIVPVVTDPALAENFSADFTALPLSPVEGPSFFSEYYTNQHHRNGSSSGQRRSGMAMGASAGHEDSNPFGGFSFVAPSSLLDHAAGGGNNPLTAGY is encoded by the coding sequence ATgtcgccaacaacaacccaagACGATCTTTCGGTGGGCGACGTGTTCAGCCCCCAGGCTGACATACCCCACTCGAGAGTGGAAGATGACTTCAACACTACCGCGACCCAACCGACCGGCTTTCGGATGAGTTCTCGCAGCCCGGATCGCAAACCCGGGCCGGCAATCAACGAGCCCAGCCCGTTCCCTGCGCCGAAGTTGGATGCGAACCCGCTGACCGCGAAAAGCAACCGAcgcaagaaaaagaagaaccagGCCCAAGTTCAAGCAGCCCAGGCGCTTTCTACCGTCCATGGATTCACTCCTCGAGGTTCTGGCGACGAAGACTCGGATTTTTCGACTACAAGCTCTTGTGCGCCTAGCTCCCAGCAGCGAGCCCCAGTTGGAAGCAATGGTACTAGCCCTATGCTGCAGCCAGCCTCTGGAGGCGGTGTCAGTGCCCTTCGACTTCAGCTTGACTCGATGAACCTGTCAGGAAACGCCCCTCGCCGTAAAGTTGATGGTCTATGCTCGGCAACGCCTAGCAACGCTAGTGTCTATTCCGACAGCGACGAGACTGAAATTTTGACCTGTTACGAAGTGCCTTTGGACCAGGACTACGTCAGTGCTGATGCTGTCGctgaggaaaagaagcaggAAGATCTATCTGAGAATGTTCTACAGACCCAGGACGTTCGTAATCAGCTTTGCCGCAAAATGACGACGGACGACTTTGAGCCTCTGCTCTGCCTAGGAAAGGGTTCCTTTGGGACCGTGTTGCTCGTTCGCCATGCTCTCACAGGGAAGCTCTACGCACAGAAGCAGTTCAAGAAGGCCTCGATTACCGTCCACAAGAAGCTCGTTGAACAAACCAAGACCGAACGCACTATCCTGGAAAGTGTGAACCGACACCCCTTCGTTGTCAAGCTTTTCTACGCTTTTCAGGACCACGAAAGGCTCTACCTCGTCCTCGAGTACGCCCAAGGAGGAGAGCTCTTCACGCACCTGGCAATGGAACGCATGTTCGACGAAGATGCAGCAGCTTTCTACATGGCGGAGATGGTCCTCGCCTTGGAACACCTTCACCAGAACGTCGGCGTGATCTACCGCGACCTGAAGCCGGAGAACTGCCTCCTAGACCATGAAGGCCACCTCCTTCTGACCGACTTCGGCCTCAGCAAAAtcgccctcgacgacgatgaccgCTGCAACTCCTCCCTCGGCACAATTGAATACATGGCACCCGAAGTAGTCCAGGGCAAATCGTACGGCAAAGCCTGCGACTGGTGGTCACTCGGCGCATTGGGATACGACCTACTTACCGGCTCCCCTCCCTTCAAGGCAAACAACCACGCCAAACTCCAGGAgaagatcatcaagcagaAACTCGCCCTACCCTACTACCTAGGCCCAGACGCAAAGGACCTCCTCACCCGCCTTCTCCGCAAGGAACCATCCAAGCGCCTAGGTTACCACATGCCCAAGGACCTCCAGACGATCAAATCCCACCGGTTCTTCCGCAAGATCGACTGGCGCGCCCTCGAACGCCGCGTCCTAACCCCGCCAATCGTCCCGGTTGTCACAGACCCGGCCCTCGCAGAGAACTTCTCGGCCGACTTCACCGCTCTCCCACTGAGCCCCGTTGAAGGCCCTAGTTTCTTCAGCGAGTACTACACCAATCAGCACCACCGTAACGGTAGTAGCAGCGGGCAACGGCGCTCGGGCATGGCCATGGGTGCGTCAGCAGGCCACGAGGACAGCAACCCCTTCGGCGGATTCAGCTTTGTTGCGCCGAGTAGCCTGCTTGATCACGCAGCTGGGGGTGGTAACAACCCTCTGACTGCGGGCTATTGA